A stretch of the Leptospiraceae bacterium genome encodes the following:
- a CDS encoding ketoacyl-ACP synthase III: MKNPGVKFLGTGSFLPGEPITNQELLNKFPIDSTDKWIQENLGIKQRHFAKPSIAASHLGYEAARLAIEKAGIHPKDLDRILFCSSTSDWTSPAAASNVQALLHADCPAEDKQVACSSFIFGLDHGMRLIATGLRYVLVIGADVKSRFTREDDTRLLPIFADGAGAVVLSACEKKEGLLFCELWTDGTKVNNIITPAGGSAMPASVETVKRNLHSVQMNADGKQIFNDAIDAMTQLSIQVCKEVGLSTSNIDLLIPHQANFGIMKAVASNLNIPLEKVVVTISETANIVSATLPYSLDFAYRSKRIEKGMHILLVTAGAGYSAGAAIYKET; the protein is encoded by the coding sequence ATGAAAAACCCAGGTGTTAAATTTTTAGGAACAGGTAGCTTTCTTCCTGGAGAACCGATTACAAACCAAGAACTTTTAAACAAATTTCCAATCGACTCTACCGATAAGTGGATCCAAGAAAACCTAGGAATCAAGCAAAGACATTTCGCAAAACCAAGTATAGCCGCAAGTCATCTAGGCTATGAGGCTGCCAGACTAGCAATCGAAAAAGCTGGGATTCATCCCAAAGACTTGGACAGGATTTTATTTTGTAGCTCGACCTCTGACTGGACATCCCCGGCAGCAGCGTCTAACGTTCAAGCACTGCTTCATGCTGATTGCCCGGCAGAAGATAAACAAGTCGCTTGCTCCAGTTTTATTTTTGGTCTCGATCACGGGATGCGGTTAATAGCAACAGGATTGAGATATGTTCTAGTAATTGGTGCTGATGTAAAATCCCGTTTTACACGAGAGGATGACACGCGTTTACTTCCAATCTTTGCAGATGGGGCGGGGGCTGTCGTGCTTAGTGCGTGTGAAAAAAAAGAAGGACTATTGTTTTGCGAACTCTGGACAGACGGAACGAAGGTTAATAACATTATTACCCCCGCTGGCGGAAGTGCGATGCCGGCAAGCGTAGAGACTGTAAAAAGGAATCTACATTCAGTTCAAATGAATGCAGATGGAAAACAAATCTTCAATGATGCAATAGATGCGATGACTCAGCTTTCAATCCAAGTTTGCAAAGAAGTTGGATTATCCACAAGTAATATAGATTTGCTAATCCCTCACCAGGCAAATTTCGGAATTATGAAAGCCGTTGCGAGTAATCTGAATATACCACTAGAAAAGGTAGTTGTTACAATATCTGAAACTGCGAACATTGTGTCGGCTACTCTACCGTATTCGCTGGACTTTGCCTACCGTTCGAAACGAATCGAGAAAGGAATGCATATTCTACTCGTGACAGCAGGTGCAGGGTATTCTGCTGGAGCAGCAATTTATAAAGAAACATGA